From Microbacterium sufflavum:
CCAGCGTGATGTCGAAGGCCGTCCGCGGCGGGCGCGTGTTCCTCGACTGGAGCCAGAACAACGCCAAGAAGACCACGATCTCGCCGTACTCGCTGCGGGGGCGCGAGCGGCCGTGGGTCGCGGCGCCGCGCACGTGGGACGAGCTCGACGATCCGGGGCTCGCGCACCTCGAACTCGACGAGGTGCTGGCACGGGCCGCCTCGGGTATCGATCCGCTCGCATCGCTCCACCCGTCCACCCACACCGCCGCTCCGGTCGCGGCGCCTCCCGCGCGCGAGTCCGCGGTCGCCGCCACATCCCGGCCGGCCGAGTCCCCCGCCCGCAAGCGGCGCCCGCTGGCCACCGCCGCCGCGCCCACCGCGGGCACCACACTGCCCTCGCTCGACCCGATGCTCGCCGAGACCGGCACGCCGGCGCTCGCTCGGGGCCTCAGCTCCCCGTCGTGGGTCGAGGTGAAGTGGGACGGGATCCGGGCGATCGGCACCTGGCGCGACGGCCGTATGCTGCTCCACGCCCGGCGCGGCACCGACATCACCGCGCGATACCCCGAGCTCACGGCCGACGGGGCGCCGTTCCTCCCGGTCGACGAGGCGATCGTCGACGGGGAGATCGTCGCGTTCGACGCCCACGCACGGCCGAGCTTCTCCCTGTTGCAGAACCGGATGCACCTGACCCGCCCGCGCGAGATCGAGCGCGAGGTGGTGCGCACGCCCGTCGTCTACATGCTGTTCGACCTGCTCCGGCTCGACGGGCACGACCTCACGGGCATGCCGCTGCGCGAACGCCGCACGCTGCTGGAAGACCTGGTCGCCGACCTCGAGGCGCCGGTCCAGGTGCCGCCGGTGTTCGACGACGTGGACGCGGCCCTCGGCGCGAGCGACGAGTTCGGTCTTGAGGGCGTCGTGGTCAAGGACCCCGCGTCCCGCTACCGCCCCGGCGTCCGCTCACCGTCCTGGCTCAAGCTGAAGAACACGCGCATGCAGGAGGCCGTGATCGTGGGCATCCGTCCGGGCAAGGGCGAACGCGACGGCACGCTCGGGTCCCTGCTGCTGGCCGTGCCCGACGAGGGAGAACTGCGCTACGTGGGACGGGTCGGCACGGGGTTCAGCGACCGGATGCTCCGCGAGCTGATGGCGCGCCTCGAGCCGCTGCGGGTGTCCGCTCCGCCGCTCGACGGCGTGCCGAGGCCCGACGCCTCGGACGCGCTGTGGGTGCGACCGGAGCTCGTGGGCGAGGTCGAGTTCGGCAACTGGACACCGGACGGCATCCTGCGTCACGCGCGGTGGCGGGGCCTCCGGCCGGACAAGACCCCCGACGAGATCACCGTCGAGGAGTGAGCGCCGCCCGCCGCGTCACGCGTGGTGCGGCTCGCAGTCCGACTGCTCGGCTGGCTCGATCTGGAAGGTGGAGTGCGCCACGTCGAAGTGGTCGGCGAGGCACGACTGCATCTCGGCGAGGAGAGCGGCGGAGCGCCCGTCCGCCAGGAGTGCGGGCTCCACACTCACGTGGGCGGTGAACACCGGGGCTCCGCGCGTGAGCTGCCACACGTGCACGTCGTGCACGCCGATCACCCCTGCATAGCCGAGCAGGTGTGTGCGGATCTCGCTGACGGCCGTGCCCTTCGGGGCC
This genomic window contains:
- the ligD gene encoding non-homologous end-joining DNA ligase is translated as MVGEAQVVQIDGRRLRVTNLDKIVYPATGTTKGEIIAYYTAIAPQLLPLLHGRPVTRKRWVEGVGTAEAPADAFFTKQLEPGAPEWIARQAIQHSDGPKEYPLVDDVPTLVWLAQVAAIELHVPQWRFTADGLPGRPDRLVLDLDPGPGVGLPECAEVARLARVLLQGMGLDPLPVTSGSKGIHLYAALPGEQTSAEVSAVVKELARIIENEHPDLATSVMSKAVRGGRVFLDWSQNNAKKTTISPYSLRGRERPWVAAPRTWDELDDPGLAHLELDEVLARAASGIDPLASLHPSTHTAAPVAAPPARESAVAATSRPAESPARKRRPLATAAAPTAGTTLPSLDPMLAETGTPALARGLSSPSWVEVKWDGIRAIGTWRDGRMLLHARRGTDITARYPELTADGAPFLPVDEAIVDGEIVAFDAHARPSFSLLQNRMHLTRPREIEREVVRTPVVYMLFDLLRLDGHDLTGMPLRERRTLLEDLVADLEAPVQVPPVFDDVDAALGASDEFGLEGVVVKDPASRYRPGVRSPSWLKLKNTRMQEAVIVGIRPGKGERDGTLGSLLLAVPDEGELRYVGRVGTGFSDRMLRELMARLEPLRVSAPPLDGVPRPDASDALWVRPELVGEVEFGNWTPDGILRHARWRGLRPDKTPDEITVEE